Within the Medicago truncatula cultivar Jemalong A17 chromosome 4, MtrunA17r5.0-ANR, whole genome shotgun sequence genome, the region cgttttgtggtggtgttcatagatgatattttggtgtattcaaaaTCTGAGGgagagcatgctgagcatttgagggtTGTATTGCAAGTATTGAAGGAGAACCAGTTATGtgctaagttgtctaagtgtgaattttggttgaaggaagtgagtttccttggtcatgtgattctaagggtggtatttatgtGGATCCGTCTAAGGTTGCAATGGGattctcctaagtctgttttcaagattagaagctttcttggtttggccggtaTTATCGGAGGtttattgagggattctctaagttggcattgccattgacgcagttgactcgaaAGGGACAAGCTTTTGTTTGGGATgacaagtgtgagaagagtttccaagaattgaagaagaggttgacttcagctccagtgttgattttgccgaatccgaaggaatcgtttgtggtgtattgtgatgcttctttgatgggtcttggtggtgtgcttatgcagaatcgtcaggttgtggcttatgcttcgaggcagttgaaagtgcatgagaagaattatccgactcatgatttggaattggcagccGTTGTATATGAGTTGAAGATTTTCAGGCATTATCTTTATGGTTCTaaatttgaggtgttcagtgaccacaaaagtttgaagtatttgtttgatcagaaagagttgaatatgaggcaaagaagatggttggaatatcttaaggacttcgattttcagttgagttatcatcccgggaaggctaatgttgttgctgatgctttgagtagaaagactttgcatatgtctgcctTAATGGTTAaggagttggaattgattgagcagtttcaggatttgagtttggttagtgagttgacaccagGTGGTGTAAGGTTAGGAATGTTGAgattgacaagcaatattttgaaAGAGATCAGGGAtagtcagaaggaagatttggaacttgtGGACCGAGTGGTGTCAGTGAATCAAGGTAagggtggagactttagattggatgagaatggtgttttgatgtttcgtgatcggaTTCGTGTGCCAGATGTtcttgagcttaagaggcagaTTTCGGAGGAAGGTCacagaagtagtttgagtattcatccaggagcgactaagatgtatcaagatttgaagaggttgttttggtggcctggaatgaagaaggaaatcgctgagtttgtttatgcttgtttggtttgtcagaagtcgaagattgaacatcagagaccgtcgggtttgatgcaaccgttatTTGTGCCAGAATGGAAGCAGGATAGCTTTTCTATGGACTTTGTTGGGGCGTTGCCGAAGACTGTTAAGGGTTtagattcgatttgggtgattgtggatcgtttgacgaagtcggcacattttgttcctatcaagacggGTATGACTGTATtaaagttggctgagatctacattgagcagatagtgaggttgcatggtattccttctagtattgtgtcggatcgggatccgagatttacttctaagttttgggagactttgcaagctgctttgggaactaagttgagattgagttctgcttaccatcctcagaccgatgggcaaACGGAgtggactattcagagtttggaggatttgttgagagcttgtgtgttGTAGCAAGGTGttagttgggacgaatgtttaccgttgattgagtttacctacaacaacagttttcattctagtatcggtatggcaccgtttgaggctttgtatggtcggaggtgtagaacaccgttgtgttggttcgaATCCGGAGAGAGAGCTTTGTAaggaccggaagttgtgcaagagacgatggaaaaggttaagatgatccaagagaaaatgaaagcgtctcagagtagacataagagttatcatgataagaggataaaggatattgagttttaggttggtgatcatgtgtttttgagagtgAACCCTATGACCggtgttggtcgtgctttgaagtgtaggaagttgactcctcgttttgttgggccgtttcatgtcattgagaaggttggggttgtagcgtatcggattgcgttaccaccatctttgtcgaatcttcataacgtgtttcatgtgtctcaattgaggaagtatgtgcacgatgcgtctcatgtggttcaagtggatgagttggaagtaagagataatttggccgttgagacttggccggttaggattgaggatcgtgagATGAAGTGTTTGCgtggcaaagagattgttttggtcaaagtgatttcgattggaccaactggtgagagtgccccttgggaaccggagagtaggatgaaggtttcgtatccggagttgtttccttcaggtaattttcgagggcgaaaatcctttttagggggggggggggagttGTAACAGTCTGATTtttcgttttatttatttaattgttttattatgtatttaattgtgtttgtatgtgattaattgtcattgggtgcatttacatggttccgtattagaagggtaatttggtcatttcgtgagaacgggtaaaactATGAGTTTTGGTGAGAGTTACTTTTAGTGGTTGCTAGAATAgttgttttactaagttactagagtaaaattgagattttaccgttagtaaTGTTTTACCGTTATTTATGTTATACCGTTGTGTGTGAAGAAACTTTGCGagttgaatagaaatgggttaagcccactagaaactaagttaaacCCGTTAAGGGAGATACCATATGAGTTGtcttagaaaatatcattcatttcatttcataagatatttctagagagagaaagtggtgtAGAGGAGATAAGGGTTTGGAGAGAAGAGCTTGAAGAATTAAATTGGGGTGaacttaggagctaaattgaagcataagtttggattaatcattatctaaggtaagagggttagtcttcatcataatcatgttcaattatTGCAACTTCTCCCTTGTTGTATGAAATTGGTTGATTGGAATGAATAgataattgttgttaaattcgtgctctaactGTGATGTTATTTTCGTGTGcatgatttgatgataattgtatgattgtggttgaaattacatgttttaaagtatgtataaatgtcaagttatgaaattgtgcTCAAAtggtgaattttgctaagttgttgttgaaaagagatgtgattcatgttCCATTGATGTTGATGCTATTAACTGATGTTGTTGTGGGTGAATCATGacttgggtatgcatattcatggattgaggatgagaaataagatgttgttgttgttttgataaaatgggTTAAATGGTGACTTTTTTTGCTAAGATGATGTTTAATTCAAGTTTGTACATGGACTTGAGTGTCTTTTCATATTTAGAAACGTTTGGATGCACTTGGGGATCGAATTTGGGTATTGGGCagtcaaaaattgggattttggggtgaaaatggatttttcccTGTAACTTGTGAGTGCGCCGATCTTTTATGCAACTTATTTGGCTATCTTGTGCTTAGGTTAtgttgaatgagagaaataacatattatttaaGCATAAGGAAAGCTTCATACACCGGTTCTTAGATAAAGTTAAGTTACATCCCTTTTGGTGGATGAAGGCTACTCATGTTAATTTTAGTTTAAGCTTTCATATTTAGTGGTCGAACTCGAttgtttgtttgggtatcgACTAATCTAGTTTATAAGCTTCGATTTAGACTTGTTTATGGTGTAAACTTCTGAGGTCACTTTTAGCACGCCTTGTGCTAAAGTGGATTCTCCTTTGGTTCTAAGATATTCTAtttttgcttgttcaaaaaaaaaacaatgattaaattaatttttttttttgaaggaattaaattaattatctaattacttcaaaataatgaaatatataaatatatatttttctgctGGTGTTTACTGCTTTCACATAATTATATACCTCATTAGGGGTACACCCCACTATATAAACATGGTAATATATGATCCATCTAACGCAAGACTCccactttttttaattaacactACACTAGTTGTACCTGATGTGGGACATTGTGCTTAGTTTTTAACTCTAAATTTTCACACATGTTCCAACATAACCTAACTTAAAACAGAGACCAAGAGCGTGGATGAAAAACTTTTGGAAGTTAAAAGTCAAAGGAAAACTTTTTAGGGGCTAAACCAAAAATATGTAATATTTATAAGgacgaaaaatatatttaacccaattTTATAATGGTGAATTAGgaaaattaattattactacTCTGATccatattataagaaaaatttcagtttttgaattcattaaataaatcatggatctaatttatattaaaaacaataaatattatttattaaatcaacctaaaaattgatatttcttTTATAGTACTGGCCGAAAATGGAAGTGGATAAAAGTGTTTTGTCTCTAGCTACTTCTACAAGTTTTGGTCTTATACGTATCATTTCACCATTTCGACGATTGAAACGAGAACACATTTCACCATTTTCCTTATCCTTTTTTCCATCTATACAAAATTCCCCCATCCATAAGAAGAACACAAGTCTTTTTCCGGCaggttatttaatttttgtcttaatGCTTTATTAGATCCTGCAGGTTACAgctaacaattgaaaaaaataatcatgtattgtttaattagatttttatttatatgcattGCATGCATGCTATAACAAGATCAGTCCTATAAATACCTTGCCCAACAACGAACAAGAAATCACAAAACCACTACATCCTCTTATACTTATTCATAGCCTTTGTGTTTAAGCAAACAAGTTTATAATCAATTAACAACCATGTCAACTAGATCCCTCACCATATTCATTCTAGCTCATGTGTGGCTTTTGATGGCAACAAAATCGATAGCCCAGTTTGTCATCGACACAAGTGGCGAACCCGTTGAGGACGACGAGGAATACTTCATCAGGCCTGCTATTACAGGCAATGGAGGAGGTTTCACTTTGATCACCGGAAATGGGACATGCCCTTTGAATGTTGGTCTTGACAACACTGAAGGGACACTTGGAGCGCCTGTGACGTTCATTCCTTTTTCTTCTCATCATGATGATTTCAATGTTGGGCTTAACAGAGACTTGAGAGTTACATTCCGAACAGCCACAAGTTGTGGGCAATCAACAGATTGGAGATTAGGTGAGAAAGATGCAACAAGTGGAAGGAGATTGATTGTCACTGGAAGCGATGATAGTGCAGGATCACAACAAGGGAACTTTTTTAGGATTGTGCAGACCCAAACTAGTGGCAACTATAACATTCAATGGTGCCCTAAAGAGGTGTGCCCTAGTTGTAATATTCAATGTGGGACTGTTGGTGTTATTCGTGAGAATGGGAAGATTTTGTTGGCCCTCGATGGTGGTGCCCTTCCAGTCGTGTTCCAGAAAGAATGAGTATTAGTGTGTTGGTgaagtttgttttttaatgtaATAATGTTTCCTTGTTGCTCACTTTCAAGTATAAACCTAATGTCAATAAATAAACGTGGAGCTATTGTTCATTTCAACTGAACCTAAGAGAGAACGAGACATGTATTCTATTCGATTgatattcaaatatatataataaagctCCGAATGTTTATGTATCTTCTTTGTTTACCACACTTAGTTCAtttgttcatttatttatatgttatttaaatttatatcttaaaaatcttaaagatTCTATTTATTTGTTCAGTTTACATTACCATTGTTAAATCAAGTATAAGATAAATTTATACTTGTTTACAATTGTAAACATTTAGAAattctctcgcctgcgtgcttgagaaGATAAATCTCTTGGTGAAACTTTGAGCAACTACAAAGTCTCTTGAGTTGGCCTCAAGCAAGGAAGTCTTTAGGAGTTGCCCTCGAGCAAAGAGAAGTCTCTTGGAGTTGTCATAGAGCAAGAAGTCTTTAGGTAGCTAGTGTCCTTTAGCAGGAAAtgtcttgcagttgtgcttgagcattgagAAGTCTTTTGGAAGAGTCTTTGATATATTTGTAATCCAAAGTGATTATAGTGAAACCCGTTGGAAGTCACTACAAGAAAAGTTGCGTTTTGACAGGGAATAATGCCAGGAGCTGATGCTCCTGGCAAATTTGCTAGGAGTAATGCCAGGGAAACCCCTGGCAAATTGCAATTACAAACTGAACCATTTGCCAGGAGCAAAGCCCTGGCAAATTGCAGTAACCCCTGGCAAATTTTCGGCGGGAAAGTTTCATTCAAATTTGAGCCCCTAAAGTCAAGGGAATCTCTGCATCATGCAGAAAATTCTGAAAAGCTGACATGCCAGGGGCTCAACCCCTGGCAAATTGCTGACAACTTTTTGAGTGTTGGAGACCGAGCTGTGCGAGGGGTAGCTCCTGGCATGGCTCCTGGCAAATTGCAGATCTATAATTTTCCAATAACAACACCATTCCATTCATTCATTGATGTaatctttcattttttacagtgaagaaaaaaatgctCTCAAccttagaaaaaaaatttgttctttCCCATCTTAATTAAACTTATTTCATTAGGTATAACTCTTTTCACTTGttataatttcatgtttatattttttgattgcttatttacttacttttttccatttatttaatttgcaGCAATGTTTATTGCCTCTTGTTGTTCCCTTGCCATCCTTGTTGCTGTTTGGAGCTGTTCTATCATCAAGCTTCAACAAGTTAGTAGTTTTTCtacttaattataaatattattgatatGGATGATGTTATAATTTTCTCATGttcaagttttttttcaaatatatttcaatttttctgtaataaaatttttaaagaaaaaatttctAAGGAAAATAAGCAGttaaaattaggaaaaaaaaaattgtgcaaagaaataatttttatgtacAAACTATTTCTtaagtaaataaatttgtttattaaaatcaattccGCGTTAAAAAAATTACCGCGTAAAGAAATTTATCGCAATTTAGGTTagttagtaaaaataataatttagttaaTAATATGATTTGCGCGTAAAGAAATTTAGTGAAATTTATGTTAGTTagtacaaaaacaacattaagtaatattttaatatgtaaaCGTTATAGTTTAATTACTAATCTTTAAATACGTGAATGTTATAGTTGAACGTGACAAAGATGGAGTATTATCAGCATTATCGTAGTTGGATGTATGACATAACATTTCCGGGAAGAAGAGGATTAAAACCCCATTTTGTGGAAGGAGTTCGCGCATTTATTTCATGGGCATGGGAACAACAAGTTCGTCAAAATGAGGGAGGGATAAGATGTCCGTGTCTTAAATGTGCGTGTAGATATATAAAGACTGACCCCAATGAAGTGAAGAAACActtggaaaaagttggatttatGCCTGATTATTGGGTTTGGATTTATAACGGTGAACAGTTTCAAAATTTTGGGGCGGGAGTCAATGTACAAGCTTCAAGTAGTGGAATAAATGTGGATGATAATGAGCAATTCAACATGATTAATGATATGGTCGCTGATGCTTTAGGTGTGGAATTGTCTTacgatgatgatgttgaagaTGAACAAGATGAAGAACCCCCAAATGACAAGCCCAAAGTTTATACCAGTTGTTGAGTGAATGTAATGTCCCGCTGTTTGAAGGGTGTACGCAATCAAAGTTATCATTGTGTGTCAGACTTTTAGCTCATAAGGCAAATTATGGTGTTGCTGATAAAGGTGTGGATCAAATTACGGAGATGTTGTTGGATGTGACTCCTTTTAAAGATAATTTTCCAGCAACTTATTATGACGCTAAGAGGTTGGTCATGAAGTTGGGATTAAAAGTTGATAAGATTGATTGTTGCATAAGCGGTTGCATGTTGTTTTATGACAATGAATTTGGAAAAAATGACGGAGCACTGGTGGAATGCAAATTTTGTCAAAGTCCACAGTATCGTCTAACCAAGAGTGGGAGGATTCCGAATAAGACAATGTTTTACTTGCCAATAATACCAAGATTACAAAGATTGTTTGCATCGATGAAAACTGCTAGCCATATGACGTGGCatcattcaaacaaaattcttGGAGTCATGCGACATCCATCCGATGGTGAAGCTTGGAAACACTTTGATGAAGTATATCCTGATTTTGCAGCAGATCCGCGTAATGTAAGACTTGGATTGTGCTCTGATGGTTTCACTCCACATATCCAGGCATCAGGGAAACCCTATTCTTGTTGGCCGATCATTGTAACCCCCTACAATCTCCCTCCTGAGATGTGCATGACAAAGCCGTACATGTATTTGGCGTGTGTTGTTCCAGGGCCAGATAACCCTAAAGCAGGCATAGATGTGTTTCTAGAacctttaattgatgatttgaggAGGTTGTGGATTGGAGAATTGACATAAGATATTTCAACCAAACGAAATTTTCTAATGAGAGCATCTTTGATGTGGACAATTAATGATTTTCCAGCGTATGGCATTTGTCTGGTTGGAGCACTCATGGGAAAATGGCTTGTCCACATTGTATGGAAAATAGGAAGGCGTTTACTTTGGAAGATGGAGAGAAAAGTTCGTGGTTTGATCATCGTTGTTTCTTGCCTCGTGATCACCCGTTTAGAAAAAGTAAGAATGGCTTCCTGAAGGATCAGAGAGTAGTAGTTGACCTGCCCCCTAAAATCACATCAGAAGAGGTGTGCACAAGAGTTAGTGATTATCCTAAAGTCACTGATTTTGGCACAACTGTCCCAATACCAGGATACGGAGTTGACCACCACTACACAAAAAAGAGTATATTTTGGGACCTCCCTATTGGAAAGATAACTTGCTCAGACATAATCTTGATGTAATGCACATTgagaagaatttttttgacaacatATTTAACATAGTGATGGATGTTAAAGGGAAGACAAAAGATAATGAGAAAGTCAGAAAAGACTTAGAAGTGTATTGTAAAAGAAGGGACTTGGAGTTACAACCTCAACTGAATGGAAAGTTGTTGAAACCCAAGGCAATATACACTCTAACTTCTGAAGAAGCTAGGGCAATTTGTCAATGGTTGAAAGATTTGAGAATGCCTGACGGATATTGTTCTAACTTGGGCAGGTGTGCCGATGTTAAAGTCATGATAATCATGTTTTCATGGAGCACTTACTCCCAAGTGCGTTTAGTTCACTGCCCTCCCAATATAGGTGGATGTACCCTTTTGAAAGATTCATGGGAGATTCAAAACGATCTATTCGAAATAGGGCTAGAATAGAAGGATCAATCTGTGCTGTTTATGTTCATAAGGAAACCTCATACTTTCTCGGTCATTACTTCATCGACCGTGTGCTTGTTCCAACCACTACACGAAATGAAGTTTATGTTCAGAGTGAAAGAGACCCGTTGACCTTATCAGTTTTCAATCTACCTGGTCGCCACGCTGGCAAGGCGAGGCAACATTGGATGGTAGATGCGAAAGAGTACCGATCAGCTCATGTTCATGTCTTAATTAATTGCACAGAGGTTAGACCATACCTTGAGTGAGTATAAAACAAAACTATTACACATTTTtcgaattatattatttattaagttaaAACACgtctaactttatttataattttgatatagGGAATTTAATACCTTTTATGAagaatttgatgatgattcatCTAGTTACATACACGAATATTTTCCTGGTTGGTTAAAGCAAAACGTATTCGATGCCGAACCAACGGATGAAATCCTTCGTTTAAGAGGTTTAGCTCAAGGTCCTTTACAATGTGCCACTGAATATCATACATACttcgtacgtacgactgtttttggagaaaagggagaaaaagccatgagaagagcaagagagacctagggctgcgatttcttcaaattaaggtaagggtgaggctaactctgcaattttattaatcatgtaatccATCCGGTATTAATTAGCAAGaaataggattgaattggagaagtcGAGAGTTAGGTCAAatccttagaattgatgattaaacggtgaaaattggttagattgatgtaggaactgtcctttgaccttagattatgaat harbors:
- the LOC120579935 gene encoding uncharacterized protein — encoded protein: MPGADAPGKFARSNARETPGKLQLQTEPFARSKALANCSNPWQIFGGKVSFKFEPLKSRESLHHAENSEKLTCQGLNPWQIADNFLSVGDRAVRGVAPGMAPAMFIASCCSLAILVAVWSCSIIKLQQLNVTKMEYYQHYRSWMYDITFPGRRGLKPHFVEGVRAFISWAWEQQVRQNEGGIRCPCLKCACRYIKTDPNEVKKHLEKVGFMPDYWVWIYNGEQFQNFGAGVNVQASSSGINVDDNEQFNMINDMVADALGVELSYDDDVEDEQDEEPPNDKLLAHKANYGVADKGVDQITEMLLDVTPFKDNFPATYYDAKRLVMKLGLKVDKIDCCISGCMLFYDNEFGKNDGALVECKFCQSPQYRLTKSGRIPNKTMFYLPIIPRLQRLFASMKTASHMTWHHSNKILGVMRHPSDGEAWKHFDEVYPDFAADPRNVRLGLCSDGFTPHIQASGKPYSCWPIIVTPYNLPPEMCMTKPYMYLACVVPGPDNPKAGIDVFLEPLIDDLRSVWHLSGWSTHGKMACPHCMENRKAFTLEDGEKSSWFDHRCFLPRDHPFRKSKNGFLKDQRVVVDLPPKITSEEVCTRVSDYPKVTDFGTTVPIPGYGVDHHYTKKSIFWDLPIGKITCSDIILM
- the LOC25480645 gene encoding kunitz type trypsin inhibitor 104-like, with translation MSTRSLTIFILAHVWLLMATKSIAQFVIDTSGEPVEDDEEYFIRPAITGNGGGFTLITGNGTCPLNVGLDNTEGTLGAPVTFIPFSSHHDDFNVGLNRDLRVTFRTATSCGQSTDWRLGEKDATSGRRLIVTGSDDSAGSQQGNFFRIVQTQTSGNYNIQWCPKEVCPSCNIQCGTVGVIRENGKILLALDGGALPVVFQKE